One genomic segment of Mangifera indica cultivar Alphonso chromosome 6, CATAS_Mindica_2.1, whole genome shotgun sequence includes these proteins:
- the LOC123218189 gene encoding B-box zinc finger protein 32-like, with protein MKEPNPAKTCELCDEEASLYCDSDSAFLCSTCDARVHEANFLVARHARQTLCCKCKCLTGNFISGERSQSSLKPVCQSCIQVNPTHSTTITSSSSSDCISSTESSAKKIGSDHKVKQRYKISSSSSTVSGEIPDLPVRFCCEKRERFTFKAQGIFGIWCKRLGRSSNCDVVSLASRAFELCLERLTALPKRVSLAASFWVGLRVYGGDRSMDMWQNLKRLEEVSGVPAKLIVAVERKLERVMRVKRPARHNSEEGWAESECNA; from the coding sequence ATGAAAGAACCCAATCCAGCTAAAACCTGTGAGCTTTGCGACGAAGAAGCTTCTCTCTACTGCGACTCCGACTCCGCCTTCCTTTGCTCAACATGCGACGCGCGGGTTCATGAAGCAAACTTTCTCGTGGCTCGTCATGCTCGTCAAACTCTGTGCTGCAAATGCAAGTGTTTAACCGGAAACTTCATCTCCGGCGAGAGATCCCAGTCGTCTTTAAAACCCGTATGCCAATCCTGTATTCAAGTAAATCCAACACATTCAACTACAATCacttcgtcttcttcttccGATTGTATCTCCAGCACTGAAAGTTCTGCGAAGAAGATCGGATCTGATCATAAAGTAAAACAACGTTACAAAATCAGTTCTTCTTCGAGTACTGTTTCGGGCGAAATTCCCGATCTTCCGGTGAGATTTTGTTGCGAGAAACGGGAGAGATTTACCTTCAAGGCGCAGGGCATTTTTGGAATATGGTGTAAACGGCTGGGGCGAAGTAGTAATTGTGATGTGGTTTCGTTGGCGAGTCGGGCGTTTGAATTGTGCTTGGAGAGGTTAACGGCGTTGCCGAAAAGGGTGAGCTTAGCGGCGTCGTTTTGGGTGGGGTTGAGAGTATATGGCGGTGATAGATCGATGGACATGTGGCAGAATCTTAAGAGGCTTGAGGAGGTCTCTGGGGTGCCGGCTAAGTTAATCGTGGCCGTCGAAAGGAAGCTTGAACGTGTCATGAGGGTAAAGAGACCGGCGAGGCATAATTCAGAAGAAGGATGGGCTGAATCCGAATGCAATGCTTGA
- the LOC123219255 gene encoding GATA transcription factor 28-like isoform X3, which yields MDGIHGSNVQMQINEGQHPMHNVHYAQEHELHHMSNGDVMDDEHDDDGNGNVGGGETLEGDPPSDPGSLSDNRGNGDNGDQLTLSFQGQVYVFDSVSPEKVQAVLLLLGGREVPPTMPAIPMTSHLNNRRLASLIRFREKRKERNFEKKIRYTVRKEVALRMQRNKGQFTSSKSNNDDSASAVSSWGSNHSWSVDGNGSQNQEIACRHCGISEKSTPMMRRGPEGPRTLCNACGLMWANKGTLRDLSKAAPQPGHNSSMNRNEENGNLKADKIVTIGGNMNGSS from the exons ATGGATGGAATACATGGAAGCAACGTACAAATGCAAATAAATGAGGGGCAGCATCCAATGCATAATGTGCATTACGCACAAGAACATGAATTGCATCATATGAGCAACGGGGATGTGATGGATGATGAGCATGATGATGATGGAAATGGTAATGTTGGGGGAGGCGAGACTTTGGAAGGGGATCCACCATCTGACCCTGGGAGTCTTTCGGATAATCGTGGCAATGGTGATAATGGGGACCAGCTGACATTGTCTTTCCAGGGTCAAGTTTATGTGTTTGATTCGGTTTCCCCCGAAAAG GTTCAAGCAGTACTGTTATTATTGGGGGGCCGTGAAGTACCTCCAACTATGCCTGCCATCCCTATGACTAGTCATCTCAATAATCGG AGGTTAGCTTCATTGATTAGATTTCGTGAAAAGCGGAAAGAGcgaaattttgaaaagaaaattcgtTATACCGTCCGTAAAGAAGTAGCACTTAG GATGCAACGAAATAAAGGCCAGTTTACTTCCTCAAAGTCCAATAATGACGATTCTGCATCAGCAGTTTCAAGCTGGGGCTCCAACCATAGCTGGAGTGTGGATGGTAATGGATCCCAAAATCAAGAGATTGC CTGTCGTCACTGTGGTATCAGTGAGAAGTCTACACCAATGATGCGACGTGGACCTGAAGGGCCTAGGACCCTTTGCAATGCATGCGGACTCATGTGGGCAAACAAG GGAACTCTGAGGGATCTGTCCAAGGCAGCACCCCAGCCTGGACATAATTCTTCCATGAACCGGAATGAGGAG AACGGAAATTTGAAGGCAGACAAAATTGTTACAATTGGGGGAAACATGAATGGCTCCTCATGA
- the LOC123219255 gene encoding GATA transcription factor 28-like isoform X2, which yields MDGIHGSNVQMQINEGQHPMHNVHYAQEHELHHMSNGDVMDDEHDDDGNGNVGGGETLEGDPPSDPGSLSDNRGNGDNGDQLTLSFQGQVYVFDSVSPEKVQAVLLLLGGREVPPTMPAIPMTSHLNNRGLPGTPQRLSVPQRLASLIRFREKRKERNFEKKIRYTVRKEVALRMQRNKGQFTSSKSNNDDSASAVSSWGSNHSWSVDGNGSQNQEIACRHCGISEKSTPMMRRGPEGPRTLCNACGLMWANKGTLRDLSKAAPQPGHNSSMNRNEENGNLKADKIVTIGGNMNGSS from the exons ATGGATGGAATACATGGAAGCAACGTACAAATGCAAATAAATGAGGGGCAGCATCCAATGCATAATGTGCATTACGCACAAGAACATGAATTGCATCATATGAGCAACGGGGATGTGATGGATGATGAGCATGATGATGATGGAAATGGTAATGTTGGGGGAGGCGAGACTTTGGAAGGGGATCCACCATCTGACCCTGGGAGTCTTTCGGATAATCGTGGCAATGGTGATAATGGGGACCAGCTGACATTGTCTTTCCAGGGTCAAGTTTATGTGTTTGATTCGGTTTCCCCCGAAAAG GTTCAAGCAGTACTGTTATTATTGGGGGGCCGTGAAGTACCTCCAACTATGCCTGCCATCCCTATGACTAGTCATCTCAATAATCGG GGGCTACCTGGTACCCCGCAACGGTTAAGTGTGCCACAGAGGTTAGCTTCATTGATTAGATTTCGTGAAAAGCGGAAAGAGcgaaattttgaaaagaaaattcgtTATACCGTCCGTAAAGAAGTAGCACTTAG GATGCAACGAAATAAAGGCCAGTTTACTTCCTCAAAGTCCAATAATGACGATTCTGCATCAGCAGTTTCAAGCTGGGGCTCCAACCATAGCTGGAGTGTGGATGGTAATGGATCCCAAAATCAAGAGATTGC CTGTCGTCACTGTGGTATCAGTGAGAAGTCTACACCAATGATGCGACGTGGACCTGAAGGGCCTAGGACCCTTTGCAATGCATGCGGACTCATGTGGGCAAACAAG GGAACTCTGAGGGATCTGTCCAAGGCAGCACCCCAGCCTGGACATAATTCTTCCATGAACCGGAATGAGGAG AACGGAAATTTGAAGGCAGACAAAATTGTTACAATTGGGGGAAACATGAATGGCTCCTCATGA
- the LOC123219255 gene encoding GATA transcription factor 28-like isoform X1, which produces MDGIHGSNVQMQINEGQHPMHNVHYAQEHELHHMSNGDVMDDEHDDDGNGNVGGGETLEGDPPSDPGSLSDNRGNGDNGDQLTLSFQGQVYVFDSVSPEKVQAVLLLLGGREVPPTMPAIPMTSHLNNRTLNQGLPGTPQRLSVPQRLASLIRFREKRKERNFEKKIRYTVRKEVALRMQRNKGQFTSSKSNNDDSASAVSSWGSNHSWSVDGNGSQNQEIACRHCGISEKSTPMMRRGPEGPRTLCNACGLMWANKGTLRDLSKAAPQPGHNSSMNRNEENGNLKADKIVTIGGNMNGSS; this is translated from the exons ATGGATGGAATACATGGAAGCAACGTACAAATGCAAATAAATGAGGGGCAGCATCCAATGCATAATGTGCATTACGCACAAGAACATGAATTGCATCATATGAGCAACGGGGATGTGATGGATGATGAGCATGATGATGATGGAAATGGTAATGTTGGGGGAGGCGAGACTTTGGAAGGGGATCCACCATCTGACCCTGGGAGTCTTTCGGATAATCGTGGCAATGGTGATAATGGGGACCAGCTGACATTGTCTTTCCAGGGTCAAGTTTATGTGTTTGATTCGGTTTCCCCCGAAAAG GTTCAAGCAGTACTGTTATTATTGGGGGGCCGTGAAGTACCTCCAACTATGCCTGCCATCCCTATGACTAGTCATCTCAATAATCGG ACATTGAACCAGGGGCTACCTGGTACCCCGCAACGGTTAAGTGTGCCACAGAGGTTAGCTTCATTGATTAGATTTCGTGAAAAGCGGAAAGAGcgaaattttgaaaagaaaattcgtTATACCGTCCGTAAAGAAGTAGCACTTAG GATGCAACGAAATAAAGGCCAGTTTACTTCCTCAAAGTCCAATAATGACGATTCTGCATCAGCAGTTTCAAGCTGGGGCTCCAACCATAGCTGGAGTGTGGATGGTAATGGATCCCAAAATCAAGAGATTGC CTGTCGTCACTGTGGTATCAGTGAGAAGTCTACACCAATGATGCGACGTGGACCTGAAGGGCCTAGGACCCTTTGCAATGCATGCGGACTCATGTGGGCAAACAAG GGAACTCTGAGGGATCTGTCCAAGGCAGCACCCCAGCCTGGACATAATTCTTCCATGAACCGGAATGAGGAG AACGGAAATTTGAAGGCAGACAAAATTGTTACAATTGGGGGAAACATGAATGGCTCCTCATGA